From a single Brassica oleracea var. oleracea cultivar TO1000 chromosome C5, BOL, whole genome shotgun sequence genomic region:
- the LOC106295443 gene encoding ubiquitin carboxyl-terminal hydrolase 13 isoform X2, translating into MVTPTPLDQEDEEMLVPHSDVVEGPQPMEVAQPEAAAAAAAAAVENPPVEEPPTMKYTWTIPGFTRLNTRKHYSDVFVVGGYKWRVLIFPKGNNVDNLSMYLDVADAANLPYGWSRFSQFGLAIVNQINSSYSIRKESQHQFNSRESDWGFTSFMPLSELYDPTRGYLVNDTVVIEAEVAVRKVLDYWSYDSKKETGFVGLKNQGATCYMNSLLQTLYHIPYFRKAVYHMPTTENDAPTASIPLALQSLFYKLQYNDTSVATKELTKSFGWDTYDSFMQHDVQELNRVLCEKLEDKMKGTVVEGTIQKLFEGHHMNYIECINVDYKSTRKESFYDLQLDVKGCKDVYESFDKYVEVERLEGDNKYHAEGHDLQDAKKGVLFIEFPPVLQLQLKRFEYDFMRDTMVKINDRYEFPLELDLDRDNRKYLSPDADKSVRNLYTLHSVLVHSGGVHGGHYYAFIRPTLSDQWYKFDDERVTKEDVKRALEEQYGGEEELPQNNPGFNNPPFKFTKYSNAYMLVYIRESDKDKIICNVDEKDIAEHLRVRLKKEQEEKEDKKKYKAQAHLFTTIKVARDEDITEQIGKNKYFDLVDHEKVKSFRIQKQTPFQLFKEEVAKEFGVPVELQRFWIWAKRQNYTYRPNRPLLPHEELQTVELLREACNKTNNAELKLFLEIERGPEERPIPPPDKSSADILLFFKLYDPENAILRYVGRLMVKKSSKPMDIVGQLNQMAGFAPDEEIELFEEIKFEPCVMCEHLDKKTSFRLSQIEDGDIICFQKPLSIQENECPYPDVPSFLAYVQNREVVRFRSLEKPKEDEFTMELSKLHTYDDVVQRLAEKLGLDDPSKIRLTSHNCYSQQPKPQPIKYRGVDHLSDMLAHYNQTSDILYYEVLDIPLPELQGLKTLKVAFHHATKDEVVIHNIRLPKQSTVGDVINELKTKVELSHPDAELRLLEVFFHKIYKIFSSTERIENINDQYWTLRAEEIPEEEKNIGPSDRLVHVYHFTKEAGQNQAQVQNFGEPFFLVIHEGETLEEIKSRIQKKLHVPDEDFAKWKFASFSMGRPDYLQDTEVVYDRFQRKDVYGAWEQYLGLEHVDNAPKRAYAANQNRHAYEKPVRIYN; encoded by the exons ATGGTGACTCCAACGCCGCTTGAT CAAGAGGACGAGGAAATGCTCGTTCCGCATTCTGATGTGGTCGAGGGACCTCAGCCCATGGAAG TTGCTCAACCTGAGGCTGCTGCTGCTGCTGCTGCTGCCGCTGTGGAGAATCCTCCAGTGGAGGAGCCTCCCACTATGAAGTACACGTGGACTATACCAGGTTTCACTAGGCTGAACACCAGGAAGCATTACTCTGATGTATTTGTTGTTGGAGGGTATAAATG GAGAGTATTGATTTTTCCCAAAGGAAACAATGTTGACAATTTGTCCATGTACTTGGATGTTGCTGACGCTGCGAATTTGCCCTACGGGTGGAGCAGATTTTCGCAGTTCGGCCTGGCTATAGTTAATCAAATCAACAGCAGCTATTCCATCAGAAAAG AGAGTCAGCATCAATTCAATTCAAGAGAAAGCGACTGGGGGTTTACATCATTCATGCCTCTCAGCGAGCTTTATGATCCCACTCGTGGATATTTAGTGAATGATACTGTTGTAATTGAAGCTGAAGTTGCTGTGCGGAAGGTCCTTGATTACTGGTCATATGACTCAAAAAAAGAGACTGGTTTTGTTGGACTAAAGAACCAAGGTGCTACCTGTTACATGAATTCTCTCCTGCAAACGTTATACCACATACCTTATTTCAGAAAG GCTGTTTACCACATGCCAACAACTGAGAATGATGCACCTACGGCGAGTATCCCATTGGCGCTCCAGAGTTTGTTTTACAAGCTTCAATATAATGACACCAGTGTAGCGACAAAGGAGCTGACCAAGTCGTTTGGTTGGGATACATATGATTCGTTCATGCAACATGATGTTCAAGAACTCAACCGAGTTCTCTGTGAAAAGCTTGAGGACAAAATGAAG GGAACTGTTGTGGAGGGAACAATACAGAAGTTATTCGAGGGTCACCACATGAATTACATAGAGTGCATCAATGTAGATTACAAATCTACACGGAAAGAATCATTCTATG ACCTCCAGCTTGATGTTAAAGGCTGCAAAGATGTATATGAATCTTTTGACAAGTATGTTGAAGTTGAACGCCTTGAAGGTGACAACAAATACCATGCAGAAGGACATGATTTACAG GATGCAAAAAAGGGTGTTCTGTTTATAGAATTTCCACCCGTACTTCAACTTCAGCTCAAGAGGTTTGAATATGATTTTATGCGAGACACAATGGTGAAG ATAAATGATCGATATGAGTTTCCTCTTGAACTGGATCTTGACAGAGATAATAGAAAGTATTTATCCCCTGATGCTGACAAGAGTGTCCGTAATCTATACACACTCCACAG TGTCTTAGTTCATAGTGGTGGAGTGCATGGAGGCCACTATTATGCTTTTATTAGGCCAACTCTCTCAGACCAGTG GTATAAATTTGATGATGAACGGGTGACGAAGGAAGATGTGAAAAGAGCGCTGGAAGAGCAATATGGTGGTGAAGAAGAG TTGCCGCAGAATAATCCCGGTTTCAATAACCCACCTTTTAAATTCACAAAATACTCGAACGCGTACATGCTTGTTTATATTCGGGAAAGCGACAAGGATAAAATAATCTGCAACGTTGATGAAAAAGACATTGCAGAACATTTACGG GTGAGGCTGAAAAAAGAACAAGAAGAAAAGGAAGATAAAAAAAAATACAAGGCTCAAGCTCACCTTTTCACGACAATCAAG GTCGCAAGAGATGAAGACATTACTGAGCAAATTGGAAAGAATAAATACTTTGATCTTGTTGATCATGAAAAAGTTAAGAGTTTCCGAATTCAGAAACAGACCCCCTTTCAACTATTTAAG GAAGAGGTGGCCAAAGAATTTGGTGTCCCGGTTGAGCTACAGCGGTTCTGGATTTGGGCAAAGCGGCAGAACTATACTTATCGGCCCAACCGCCCCCTATTACCTCATGAAGAATTACAGACG GTTGAACTTTTAAGAGAGGCATGTAACAAGACAAACAATGCTGAACTAAAGCTGTTTCTGGAAATAGAGCGCGGACCG GAGGAGCGTCCTATTCCTCCCCCAGACAAGTCATCTGCAGATATTCTCCTTTTCTTTAAGCTCTATGACCCTGAGAATGCAATTCTAAG ATATGTTGGTAGGCTCATGGTGAAAAAATCCAGTAAGCCCATGGACATAGTAGGGCAATTGAATCAAATGGCTGGCTTTGCTCCTGATGAGGAAATAGAACTTTTTGAG GAAATAAAGTTTGAACCTTGTGTCATGTGCGAACATCTGGATAAGAAGACTTCTTTCAGACTATCTCAA ATTGAAGATGGAGATATCATATGCTTTCAGAAACCTCTTTCTATCCAGGAGAATGAATGTCCTTACCCGGATGTACCATCGTTTTTGGCGTATGTACAGAATCGAGAG GTGGTGCGCTTTCGAAGTCTCGAAAAACCAAAAGAAGACGAGTTCACTATGGAGTT GTCAAAGCTGCACACGTATGATGATGTTGTCCAAAGATTAGCTGAGAAGCTTGGCCTTGATGATCCATCGAAAATTAGGCTTACTTCTCACAATTGCTACTCCCAGCAACCCAAGCCCCAGCCTATTAAATACCGTGGAGTAGACCATCTTTCAGATATGTTAGCTCACTATAATCAG ACGTCTGACATTTTGTATTATGAAGTTCTGGACATTCCTCTTCCAGAATTGCAAGGTCTTAAGACTCTGAAAGTAGCTTTCCATCATGCCACAAAGGACGAG GTGGTAATCCACAATATCAGACTTCCTAAACAGAGTACTGTAGGAGATGTTATCAACGAACTTAAAACAAAG GTGGAGTTGTCGCATCCTGATGCAGAACTGAGGTTGCTGGAGGTGTTTTTCCACAAGATCTACAAG ATCTTTTCATCTACGGAAAGAATTGAGAATATCAATGACCAGTACTGGACTTTACGAGCAGAGGAG ATACCTGAGGAAGAGAAGAATATTGGTCCCAGTGATCGATTAGTCCATGTGTACCATTTTACTAAAGAGGCCGGACAAAATCAAGCG CAAGTACAAAATTTCGGCGAGCCGTTCTTTCTGGTAATCCACGAAGGTGAAACTTTAGAAGAAATCAAGTCCCGTATCCAAAAGAAGCTCCATGTACCTGATGAGGACTTCGCCAAG TGGAAGTTTGCTTCTTTCTCAATGGGACGTCCCGACTACTTGCAGGACACAGAGGTCGTTTATGATCGCTTTCAG AGAAAGGATGTATATGGTGCCTGGGAGCAGTATCTTGGGTTGGAGCACGTTGATAATGCTCCTAAAAGGGCTTATGCTGCAAATCAG AACCGACACGCATATGAGAAGCCGGTGAGAATATACAATTAG
- the LOC106295443 gene encoding ubiquitin carboxyl-terminal hydrolase 13 isoform X1 has product MVTPTPLDQQEDEEMLVPHSDVVEGPQPMEVAQPEAAAAAAAAAVENPPVEEPPTMKYTWTIPGFTRLNTRKHYSDVFVVGGYKWRVLIFPKGNNVDNLSMYLDVADAANLPYGWSRFSQFGLAIVNQINSSYSIRKESQHQFNSRESDWGFTSFMPLSELYDPTRGYLVNDTVVIEAEVAVRKVLDYWSYDSKKETGFVGLKNQGATCYMNSLLQTLYHIPYFRKAVYHMPTTENDAPTASIPLALQSLFYKLQYNDTSVATKELTKSFGWDTYDSFMQHDVQELNRVLCEKLEDKMKGTVVEGTIQKLFEGHHMNYIECINVDYKSTRKESFYDLQLDVKGCKDVYESFDKYVEVERLEGDNKYHAEGHDLQDAKKGVLFIEFPPVLQLQLKRFEYDFMRDTMVKINDRYEFPLELDLDRDNRKYLSPDADKSVRNLYTLHSVLVHSGGVHGGHYYAFIRPTLSDQWYKFDDERVTKEDVKRALEEQYGGEEELPQNNPGFNNPPFKFTKYSNAYMLVYIRESDKDKIICNVDEKDIAEHLRVRLKKEQEEKEDKKKYKAQAHLFTTIKVARDEDITEQIGKNKYFDLVDHEKVKSFRIQKQTPFQLFKEEVAKEFGVPVELQRFWIWAKRQNYTYRPNRPLLPHEELQTVELLREACNKTNNAELKLFLEIERGPEERPIPPPDKSSADILLFFKLYDPENAILRYVGRLMVKKSSKPMDIVGQLNQMAGFAPDEEIELFEEIKFEPCVMCEHLDKKTSFRLSQIEDGDIICFQKPLSIQENECPYPDVPSFLAYVQNREVVRFRSLEKPKEDEFTMELSKLHTYDDVVQRLAEKLGLDDPSKIRLTSHNCYSQQPKPQPIKYRGVDHLSDMLAHYNQTSDILYYEVLDIPLPELQGLKTLKVAFHHATKDEVVIHNIRLPKQSTVGDVINELKTKVELSHPDAELRLLEVFFHKIYKIFSSTERIENINDQYWTLRAEEIPEEEKNIGPSDRLVHVYHFTKEAGQNQAQVQNFGEPFFLVIHEGETLEEIKSRIQKKLHVPDEDFAKWKFASFSMGRPDYLQDTEVVYDRFQRKDVYGAWEQYLGLEHVDNAPKRAYAANQNRHAYEKPVRIYN; this is encoded by the exons ATGGTGACTCCAACGCCGCTTGAT CAGCAAGAGGACGAGGAAATGCTCGTTCCGCATTCTGATGTGGTCGAGGGACCTCAGCCCATGGAAG TTGCTCAACCTGAGGCTGCTGCTGCTGCTGCTGCTGCCGCTGTGGAGAATCCTCCAGTGGAGGAGCCTCCCACTATGAAGTACACGTGGACTATACCAGGTTTCACTAGGCTGAACACCAGGAAGCATTACTCTGATGTATTTGTTGTTGGAGGGTATAAATG GAGAGTATTGATTTTTCCCAAAGGAAACAATGTTGACAATTTGTCCATGTACTTGGATGTTGCTGACGCTGCGAATTTGCCCTACGGGTGGAGCAGATTTTCGCAGTTCGGCCTGGCTATAGTTAATCAAATCAACAGCAGCTATTCCATCAGAAAAG AGAGTCAGCATCAATTCAATTCAAGAGAAAGCGACTGGGGGTTTACATCATTCATGCCTCTCAGCGAGCTTTATGATCCCACTCGTGGATATTTAGTGAATGATACTGTTGTAATTGAAGCTGAAGTTGCTGTGCGGAAGGTCCTTGATTACTGGTCATATGACTCAAAAAAAGAGACTGGTTTTGTTGGACTAAAGAACCAAGGTGCTACCTGTTACATGAATTCTCTCCTGCAAACGTTATACCACATACCTTATTTCAGAAAG GCTGTTTACCACATGCCAACAACTGAGAATGATGCACCTACGGCGAGTATCCCATTGGCGCTCCAGAGTTTGTTTTACAAGCTTCAATATAATGACACCAGTGTAGCGACAAAGGAGCTGACCAAGTCGTTTGGTTGGGATACATATGATTCGTTCATGCAACATGATGTTCAAGAACTCAACCGAGTTCTCTGTGAAAAGCTTGAGGACAAAATGAAG GGAACTGTTGTGGAGGGAACAATACAGAAGTTATTCGAGGGTCACCACATGAATTACATAGAGTGCATCAATGTAGATTACAAATCTACACGGAAAGAATCATTCTATG ACCTCCAGCTTGATGTTAAAGGCTGCAAAGATGTATATGAATCTTTTGACAAGTATGTTGAAGTTGAACGCCTTGAAGGTGACAACAAATACCATGCAGAAGGACATGATTTACAG GATGCAAAAAAGGGTGTTCTGTTTATAGAATTTCCACCCGTACTTCAACTTCAGCTCAAGAGGTTTGAATATGATTTTATGCGAGACACAATGGTGAAG ATAAATGATCGATATGAGTTTCCTCTTGAACTGGATCTTGACAGAGATAATAGAAAGTATTTATCCCCTGATGCTGACAAGAGTGTCCGTAATCTATACACACTCCACAG TGTCTTAGTTCATAGTGGTGGAGTGCATGGAGGCCACTATTATGCTTTTATTAGGCCAACTCTCTCAGACCAGTG GTATAAATTTGATGATGAACGGGTGACGAAGGAAGATGTGAAAAGAGCGCTGGAAGAGCAATATGGTGGTGAAGAAGAG TTGCCGCAGAATAATCCCGGTTTCAATAACCCACCTTTTAAATTCACAAAATACTCGAACGCGTACATGCTTGTTTATATTCGGGAAAGCGACAAGGATAAAATAATCTGCAACGTTGATGAAAAAGACATTGCAGAACATTTACGG GTGAGGCTGAAAAAAGAACAAGAAGAAAAGGAAGATAAAAAAAAATACAAGGCTCAAGCTCACCTTTTCACGACAATCAAG GTCGCAAGAGATGAAGACATTACTGAGCAAATTGGAAAGAATAAATACTTTGATCTTGTTGATCATGAAAAAGTTAAGAGTTTCCGAATTCAGAAACAGACCCCCTTTCAACTATTTAAG GAAGAGGTGGCCAAAGAATTTGGTGTCCCGGTTGAGCTACAGCGGTTCTGGATTTGGGCAAAGCGGCAGAACTATACTTATCGGCCCAACCGCCCCCTATTACCTCATGAAGAATTACAGACG GTTGAACTTTTAAGAGAGGCATGTAACAAGACAAACAATGCTGAACTAAAGCTGTTTCTGGAAATAGAGCGCGGACCG GAGGAGCGTCCTATTCCTCCCCCAGACAAGTCATCTGCAGATATTCTCCTTTTCTTTAAGCTCTATGACCCTGAGAATGCAATTCTAAG ATATGTTGGTAGGCTCATGGTGAAAAAATCCAGTAAGCCCATGGACATAGTAGGGCAATTGAATCAAATGGCTGGCTTTGCTCCTGATGAGGAAATAGAACTTTTTGAG GAAATAAAGTTTGAACCTTGTGTCATGTGCGAACATCTGGATAAGAAGACTTCTTTCAGACTATCTCAA ATTGAAGATGGAGATATCATATGCTTTCAGAAACCTCTTTCTATCCAGGAGAATGAATGTCCTTACCCGGATGTACCATCGTTTTTGGCGTATGTACAGAATCGAGAG GTGGTGCGCTTTCGAAGTCTCGAAAAACCAAAAGAAGACGAGTTCACTATGGAGTT GTCAAAGCTGCACACGTATGATGATGTTGTCCAAAGATTAGCTGAGAAGCTTGGCCTTGATGATCCATCGAAAATTAGGCTTACTTCTCACAATTGCTACTCCCAGCAACCCAAGCCCCAGCCTATTAAATACCGTGGAGTAGACCATCTTTCAGATATGTTAGCTCACTATAATCAG ACGTCTGACATTTTGTATTATGAAGTTCTGGACATTCCTCTTCCAGAATTGCAAGGTCTTAAGACTCTGAAAGTAGCTTTCCATCATGCCACAAAGGACGAG GTGGTAATCCACAATATCAGACTTCCTAAACAGAGTACTGTAGGAGATGTTATCAACGAACTTAAAACAAAG GTGGAGTTGTCGCATCCTGATGCAGAACTGAGGTTGCTGGAGGTGTTTTTCCACAAGATCTACAAG ATCTTTTCATCTACGGAAAGAATTGAGAATATCAATGACCAGTACTGGACTTTACGAGCAGAGGAG ATACCTGAGGAAGAGAAGAATATTGGTCCCAGTGATCGATTAGTCCATGTGTACCATTTTACTAAAGAGGCCGGACAAAATCAAGCG CAAGTACAAAATTTCGGCGAGCCGTTCTTTCTGGTAATCCACGAAGGTGAAACTTTAGAAGAAATCAAGTCCCGTATCCAAAAGAAGCTCCATGTACCTGATGAGGACTTCGCCAAG TGGAAGTTTGCTTCTTTCTCAATGGGACGTCCCGACTACTTGCAGGACACAGAGGTCGTTTATGATCGCTTTCAG AGAAAGGATGTATATGGTGCCTGGGAGCAGTATCTTGGGTTGGAGCACGTTGATAATGCTCCTAAAAGGGCTTATGCTGCAAATCAG AACCGACACGCATATGAGAAGCCGGTGAGAATATACAATTAG